Below is a window of Veillonella rodentium DNA.
AATCATTATTTTGCTTATTATCCTTATTATTGACACGAAGTCGTTCTACCTTATGACGATCATTGTCTTTACCGGAAATTCGATCCACACGAGTACGATCCAAATCACGAAGACGAGCCAATTCAGGATTAAATTCATTAATAGCACGTCCCATTCTGCCATCAATAGGTGCACCCAATTGTAAAGCACGATAAATAATAGCAGCATATTCGTAACGAGTCAACGCACGATCACCTTTAAATTCGCCATCAGGATAACCTTCAACAAGACCTCTGTCTGCCAAAGCTTTTACATATTCATAAGCCCAATGATTAGCCGGTACATCAGGGAAATTCACATCTTTCATGTCATACTGAGGTGCCATACCCATGGAACCCTTCATTTGCTGAATTTCAGCATTTTGAGCTTTTACAATAGCTTTTAAGTCCTGAACCTCTTTAGCCAATGCTACTCGAGATGTGGATACGCCGTTTTTCTGACCTAATTTCACTGTAACACCGGCATTAACCATGTTTTCACCGTTGCCCATGGATCCGGCTACACTGAACATAGTATCTTCATTTGGTCTGTAGAAAGCACCTAATGCCATAGCATTTTCACCGGCATAATTACCGTAACCGGCTGCAAAGTTCCATTTGTCATCAGGATCAAAATCCAACGGATGAATTGCCGCTAATGCAGCTGCACCGGCACCAACTTTACCAATTTTGCTATTTAATCGATTCACACCATTACTAATACCGTTAGTTGCTTGATACAATTGGCTACCGTTAACGGCATCCTTAGATGTTGCAGAAACTTCACCATCAGCTACATTAGTAATTTTTTTAGAATTAGCATTCAAGCCATTTTCAGAAACATATGTATTGCCGCCTACGGTAACACCCCCGTTATTGATAACGGTACCTCCGGTCGTCACACTGTCCACCGACAGATTTTTGGAAACATCCACGACATATTCCGTGCCGCCTGTAGCATTGCGATTCGAATTCGTTACCGTAATGTTGGAACTGCCCGCCTTTACAGAAGCTTCTTTATCATAAGCAGATTTTATAGCATCATGCACGGTGGAGGCCCCTGTTTCGCCGATATTGGACATAGTAATCGTCCCATCGCTGCCGACTGTGGCGTTACCGCCTAAAATATTCTTTACGGAGCCCGCTATGTTTCCCACTGTATCAGCCACTGCATATAATTGACTGCCGTTTACAGCATCTGTACTGTCCGAAGACACCTTTCCGGCCGCCACATTAATCAACTGGCGTTCTTTACCTGCCGCACCTGCGCTGACAACACCATTCGTAGTCGATCCTTGTCCGGCAAATCCGGAATAGGTGATGCCGTTTACTGTAGCCGATGTTTCCGTCGTCGCCGCCCGGTCAGTGGAAGCATTGCCCAGCACTACACTGTTTCCCTGGGTAGTCGTCACATTGCTGCCCAATACATATGTATTAGCCTGCGCTATGGTATTTCTTACACCGAAAGCGCCCGAATCCTTACCGGAAACAGTATTACCAGTACCGATTCCGATCGCCCCCTGTGCGGAAATTTTGCTGACTGTACCTACAGCCACGGCATTTACCGCACCTGCATCGGCGTTATTGCCGATAGCGACGGCACTCTCCTGCGCTTTTGTACTGTAACCGACCGCTACGGAACGGGCCCCGGTTGCCTGTGCGCTGTTACCGTATGCTACGGAATAATTACCGGCCGCATTCGCATTAAAGCCCGCAGCGGTACTGGAAATACCGCCCGCTCTTGCACTGTTGCCGACTGCAGTACTCCCTTCAGCGGATGCATTGGCGGATGAACCGAAAGCATTTGAATTACGGCCCGAAGAAACCGAGCCATGCCCTATGGCGCTGGCATTCTCACCCGTCGCCCTCGCACTTTTACCTATCGCGTTTGTATTAGCCCCTGTCGCCTGCGCACCTCGGCCTAAAGCCATCGAAGACTCTCCCGATGCGACGGATAACTGCCCCAGGGCGGTTGAATAGGAACTGGACACCTGATTATTGAATCCTACCGCCAAACCGTGATCGGCAGTAACGGTATTACCCGTACCGAAAGCACTGGAATAGTCCGCCGGTTTTACGGGCAGTTTATCCTCCACATCATACTTTCCGTGTTTAGGATGCTGCTTAAATTCACCTACTATATTGTTGCTGCCGTATCCGCTTACCTGCGCGCCGTACACGGCGTTATTGTCGCCGAACGCCATGGCCTGTCCATCGCCGTTCTTCGTAACGGCAGGATTATCACCCGTTTCATCAACAGATGTCAACGTCCCGTATACATCATTACCTTCCCCGAATGCATCGGAATCCTTGCCGTTCACATAGTTCTGATTGCCGAAAGCACCGGAACTGCCGTATTGACTCGTGACAATATTCTGCTGCCCTGCGGCCACATTGCCGGGACCGTCCACCTTTGTCACCGACACCTTATTGTCATATGTTGCATCCGTAGATGCATTAAGAAATGCACCGGACATCTCCTTTTCCGCACCAAATACAGTTCCCGTTCCTAATGCCAGTACAATTGCCAATGATAACGCCATCTGTTTTCTTTTCATATATTCTAATTCCTCCTTACATTACATCTAAAATTATAAATATTTCATACAACTATTATCATTTATAGTATACATAGGATAAAAAATCCTCATAAAATATAATTAATCGCAAGCAATGTAATAT
It encodes the following:
- a CDS encoding S-layer homology domain-containing protein, producing the protein MKRKQMALSLAIVLALGTGTVFGAEKEMSGAFLNASTDATYDNKVSVTKVDGPGNVAAGQQNIVTSQYGSSGAFGNQNYVNGKDSDAFGEGNDVYGTLTSVDETGDNPAVTKNGDGQAMAFGDNNAVYGAQVSGYGSNNIVGEFKQHPKHGKYDVEDKLPVKPADYSSAFGTGNTVTADHGLAVGFNNQVSSSYSTALGQLSVASGESSMALGRGAQATGANTNAIGKSARATGENASAIGHGSVSSGRNSNAFGSSANASAEGSTAVGNSARAGGISSTAAGFNANAAGNYSVAYGNSAQATGARSVAVGYSTKAQESAVAIGNNADAGAVNAVAVGTVSKISAQGAIGIGTGNTVSGKDSGAFGVRNTIAQANTYVLGSNVTTTQGNSVVLGNASTDRAATTETSATVNGITYSGFAGQGSTTNGVVSAGAAGKERQLINVAAGKVSSDSTDAVNGSQLYAVADTVGNIAGSVKNILGGNATVGSDGTITMSNIGETGASTVHDAIKSAYDKEASVKAGSSNITVTNSNRNATGGTEYVVDVSKNLSVDSVTTGGTVINNGGVTVGGNTYVSENGLNANSKKITNVADGEVSATSKDAVNGSQLYQATNGISNGVNRLNSKIGKVGAGAAALAAIHPLDFDPDDKWNFAAGYGNYAGENAMALGAFYRPNEDTMFSVAGSMGNGENMVNAGVTVKLGQKNGVSTSRVALAKEVQDLKAIVKAQNAEIQQMKGSMGMAPQYDMKDVNFPDVPANHWAYEYVKALADRGLVEGYPDGEFKGDRALTRYEYAAIIYRALQLGAPIDGRMGRAINEFNPELARLRDLDRTRVDRISGKDNDRHKVERLRVNNKDNKQNNDYRDVYGSHIERNTK